A stretch of Schaalia odontolytica DNA encodes these proteins:
- a CDS encoding ABC transporter permease — MAIRNKPCGALTVAAPIIFLALVLAGWWLTTMLTGIEAWRLPDPFAVARKGLALLQRPATWRQIAVTGGEAIAGCALGTVVALPLAYAIYRWRLLAAAVEPFLGATQALPAIAIAPILVLWVGYGITPVIVLCALMVFFPILVSTVVGLRHIDRELLEAAALDGATGWTMAAHMELPLAAPAILGGLRNGFALSVTGAVVGEMVMGGSGLGQVLTQMRSNVDTAGMFVVIAILCIMATILYVIVYRIERSKRYAITQ; from the coding sequence GTGGCAATTCGGAACAAGCCCTGCGGTGCGCTCACCGTCGCGGCACCGATCATCTTCCTTGCCCTTGTGCTGGCGGGATGGTGGCTGACGACGATGCTGACCGGCATCGAAGCCTGGCGTCTGCCCGATCCGTTTGCTGTTGCCCGAAAAGGCTTGGCGCTGCTCCAGCGCCCTGCCACCTGGCGCCAGATTGCGGTGACGGGAGGCGAGGCTATCGCAGGGTGCGCGCTCGGAACGGTCGTTGCGCTGCCACTCGCGTATGCGATCTACCGATGGCGGCTGTTGGCCGCCGCGGTGGAACCCTTCCTTGGAGCAACCCAAGCGTTGCCCGCCATCGCAATCGCCCCCATCCTCGTGCTGTGGGTCGGGTATGGCATCACGCCGGTCATCGTGCTGTGCGCGCTGATGGTGTTTTTCCCGATCCTCGTGTCCACCGTCGTCGGTTTACGTCATATCGATCGCGAGCTTCTCGAAGCCGCCGCGCTCGACGGCGCGACGGGCTGGACGATGGCCGCACATATGGAGCTACCTCTTGCCGCCCCCGCGATTCTGGGCGGCCTGCGTAACGGGTTTGCTCTGTCTGTGACGGGCGCAGTCGTGGGGGAGATGGTCATGGGAGGGTCCGGGCTCGGGCAGGTACTCACTCAAATGAGAAGCAACGTGGACACCGCCGGCATGTTTGTCGTCATCGCGATCCTGTGCATCATGGCAACAATTTTGTACGTCATCGTGTATCGAATCGAGCGGTCGAAACGCTACGCGATCACGCAGTGA